DNA from Sulfitobacter albidus:
GCCCGCGGCAAAGATCTTTTGCGCGGCGCCCTGCGGCTCCGGCCCGATTTCGTCGTAGAGCGTATCCAGAGGCTCCCCCGACCAGAACGCCTGATCAAAGGCCGCGGCCTCGCGCCGGGCGGCGCGGTATTGGATGATTTTCTGCACGATGATCGACCAGGACCAGAACGAGGCCACGATCAGCCCGATCATCACCAGTTTCACGAGGATCGTCGCCTGGGCAAACATGCCCCAAACGGTAAGGTTGCCGCCGACTTCGGCCGCGATCAATGCTGTCTGCATGGGTTTTGCTCTACTCTACTGCCTCGATGGGCCCGATTTGGGGCTCCGTTGCGCCAATGCTAGACCAGAGCGGCACAAAAGGCGAGCGCAAGCTGGCGCGCGCCCGTGCTACCCCTCCAGTCGGCGAAGTTCTGCCGGAAGGCGGGCGGGTTTGCCCCCTGCCCCGATGCACACGATCAGCACCCGCGCGGTAAAGAGCAGCGTATCGTCGCGCCAGACTTCCTGCGCCATGGTCATGCGCACGCCCGACAGACCTTCAAGCGTCGTGCGGACCTCCAAGATATCGTCGAACTGCGCGGGCTGGATATAATCGGCCTCGACCCGGCGCACGGCAAACACCACGCCCGCCTCTTTCATCGCCAGCTGATCGATGCCCACATCGCGCACCCAATCGCTGCGCGCGCGTTCGATATAGCGCAGATAGTTGGCGTAATAGACGATCCCCGCCATGTCGGTATCTTCGTAATAGACGCGGATGCGCTTGGTGTGGCTCACGACGGGCTCTCCTGCGCCTGCATCCGCGCGAAAAGGCGCAGCGCGTGGCTGACGTCGGTGGCAGCGCCCGGCAGCACAGGATCATAGGCCGCGCGGATCAGCCCCGCCACATCGGGGCGCAGGATCGTCTTGTCGCCCGCGACGGCCAGCGGCGATTGATCCTGAAACGCGGTGTCGGACCACAGAAGGTAGGATTGCACGATCTGGCTCAACGCCAGTGTCTGCGCGGGCACTTCGCTGAGGTGTTTATCCATGCGCAGGAACACGAAACACGCCTTGATCCCGCCCGTAGCGTCAAATCGGAAAAACCGGTATTGGTTCGCCTCGATCCCTGTCAGCCGCTCGACCAGCGGGGCAAGATCGGGCACCAGACGGTCCATGCCGGGCACGTCCAGCAGTTCTGCCCAGTCGTTGAAAAAGAACATCATCAGGTTCGAGCCAAGCTCGGGGTCGGTCTCGGCCATCTTGTGGCCTGCAAGTGCGGTGACGGCTTCAAGCGCGCCTTTGACGACCTCAAGCGTGGCGTCATCGACGCCAAAGACCACCGGCGCGATGGGCCGGCCCCAGCGGGCAAAGACGAACTGGCCGTCGCCGCGGGTGAACAGGGTTTCGATGGTTTCGGGGGTCATGCGTCCCTTCCTTGGATTATCCAAACAGATCGGCGCTTTTGGGCGGTGCCAGCCCCAGATGCGTCCACGCCTTTTGCGCCAGCATGCGCCCGCGCGGGGTGCGCTGGATAAGGCCCTGCTGCAACAGGTACGGCTCGATCACCTCTTCAAGCGCGTCGCGGCTTTCGGAAAGGGCCGCGCTCATTGTCTCGATCCCTACGGGACCGCCCTGATAATTCTCGGCGATCAGGCTCAGATAGCGGCGGTCGGCCCCGTCGAGGCCCAGCCGATCCACACCCAGACGGGTGAGCGCCATGTCGGCCAGTTCCTGCGTGACGCGGCCATCGCCCTCGACCACGGCGAAATCCACCACGCGGCGCAGCAAGCGTCCGGCGATGCGCGGGGTGCCACGCGCGCGACGCGCGATTTCCCGCGCGCCGCCCTCATCCGCAGGCGCACCCAGCTTGCGCGCGTTGCGGTCCACGATGATGAACAGCTCGTCCTCGGTATAGAATTGCAATCGCGTGGGGATGCCGAAACGGTCGCGCAGCGGCGTGGTCAACAGCCCCATGCGCGTCGTTGCGCCCACCAGTGTGAACGGCTGCAACTCGATCCGCACGGTGCGCGCGGCGGGGCCCTCACCGATCACCAGATCCAGCTCGAAATCCTCCAGCGCGGGATACAGAACCTCTTCGACCGCCGGATTGAGGCGGTGAATCTCGTCGATGAACAGCACGTCGCGCGCTTCGAGATTGGTGAGAATCGCGGCCAGATCACCCGCCTTGGCCAGCACCGGACCGGAGGTCATGCGAAAGCCCACGCCCAGCTCGCGCGCCATGATCTGCGCCAGCGTCGTCTTGCCCAGACCGGGCGGGCCGTGGAACAGGGTGTGATCCATCGCTTCTTCGCGCTGGCGCGCGGATTGGATGAAAACCTTGAGGTTCGCGCGTGCTTCCGCCTGCCCGACGAATTCGTCGAGCATCTGGGGCCGCAGGGCGCGGTCGATATCCTCGGGCTGACGCTCGGGGCGCAGGGTTGGGTCGCTGTCCATCGGGATCCTCGCTGAGAGGGTTGAACGCTACCCTACTGCGGGGGCGCCAGGAGTTTCAACGCAGCACGGATGAGGGCGGGCGTGTCGGCCTCGGGCGCCGCGCCTGCGGCCTTGGCCACCGCCGATGCGGCATCCGACGGGCCATAGCCCAGATTGCCCAGCGCCGATAGCGCCTCCGCCTGCGCGCTGGCGGGCGCCGGGGCGCGCACGGGCGCCTCGATCACCTCGGCCTCCGCCGTGCCCATGGCCTGCGCGGGGCTGCCGCCCATCGCCATCAGTGACGGCGCCTTGTCCTTGAGATCGAGCACCACGCGCTGCGCGATCTTGGGGCCGACGCCCCTCGCCGCCTTGACCGCGTTCCAGTCGCCCAGCGCAATCGCCCGGCTGACCCCGTCGGGGCCCAGCGTACCGAGGATCGCCAGCGATGCCTTTGCCCCAACCCCCTGCACCGAGGTCAGCAGCCGGTGCCATTCCTTCTCCACCAGCGTCGAAAAACCGAACAATTGCAGGTTCGTCTCCTGCACCAGCAAATCGGTATAAAGCGCCACCGCCTCGCCGACGCCTGGCAGCCGCGCCAGCGTCATCTCCGAGCAATAGACCAGATAGCCCACGCCGCGCACGTCGATCAGCACG
Protein-coding regions in this window:
- the ruvB gene encoding Holliday junction branch migration DNA helicase RuvB, translated to MDSDPTLRPERQPEDIDRALRPQMLDEFVGQAEARANLKVFIQSARQREEAMDHTLFHGPPGLGKTTLAQIMARELGVGFRMTSGPVLAKAGDLAAILTNLEARDVLFIDEIHRLNPAVEEVLYPALEDFELDLVIGEGPAARTVRIELQPFTLVGATTRMGLLTTPLRDRFGIPTRLQFYTEDELFIIVDRNARKLGAPADEGGAREIARRARGTPRIAGRLLRRVVDFAVVEGDGRVTQELADMALTRLGVDRLGLDGADRRYLSLIAENYQGGPVGIETMSAALSESRDALEEVIEPYLLQQGLIQRTPRGRMLAQKAWTHLGLAPPKSADLFG
- the ybgC gene encoding tol-pal system-associated acyl-CoA thioesterase produces the protein MSHTKRIRVYYEDTDMAGIVYYANYLRYIERARSDWVRDVGIDQLAMKEAGVVFAVRRVEADYIQPAQFDDILEVRTTLEGLSGVRMTMAQEVWRDDTLLFTARVLIVCIGAGGKPARLPAELRRLEG
- the ruvA gene encoding Holliday junction branch migration protein RuvA, which produces MIGKISGIIDMRGTDHVLIDVRGVGYLVYCSEMTLARLPGVGEAVALYTDLLVQETNLQLFGFSTLVEKEWHRLLTSVQGVGAKASLAILGTLGPDGVSRAIALGDWNAVKAARGVGPKIAQRVVLDLKDKAPSLMAMGGSPAQAMGTAEAEVIEAPVRAPAPASAQAEALSALGNLGYGPSDAASAVAKAAGAAPEADTPALIRAALKLLAPPQ